The genome window TGGCCTCGAAGAAAAAGGATGGTTTATTCTTCTGTGGAGAAATCCTTGATATTCACGGCTACACAGGTGGCTATAATATAACGTCTGCACTCGTTACAGGACGTATCGCAGGGATGAACGCAGCACTGTAATTTACTCTATTTTTCGGACTTCTATCAGCGATTTTGTATCACATAAAAAGCGTGTCCTGAAATAAGGACACGCTTTTTTAACTTTCTTTAGACATATATACTTCCTCAAATGGTTGAATGATAACAAAGCCTTCACCTGAAAACGCCATTTGAATGGATTCGCCACTACCACGACCGATAAATGTTCGGAAGCTAATATCTGTTTTAAACTCTGGTGCCAAATTACCTGACCATGCTACTGTAGCATGTGGATCAGTATAGACCGTTTCACCAGGCTTCACTAACAAGGTTAACGGTTCGAAATGGGTTGTAATAGCTACCTTCCCTCTTCCTTGTAGAGTTACATTAAACAACCCACCTGACATGACTCCTGCCATTTTACGCATTAAATGAATATCCCAATCAATACTTGGCTCGAATGCGAGTAAATCATTGCCGTTTACACAAATACTTTCATCCTTTAAATCGAAGACCGTTATTTTTTTCCCTTGATCGGCTAAATAAAGTCGCCCCTTACCTTTCGCCTTCATAAGTTGTGTACCTTCGCCGGTTAATACTTTTTTAAACATTTTACCTAGGCCATGCTCCAAAACACGCTCACGCTCAAACTTAATATCTCCTATGTAAGAAATCATAGCGCCCATTTTCGACCAAACCTCGCCATTTAGGTTGACCTCTAATACACGCTCAGTTTCTAACTCGAAATATTCATTTTCGTTGTCGTCCTGCTGTGTTTTATTGATAAATTCATTTAAAGAAAATTTCCCCATATCACATTGCCTCCTTATTTATTTTATATACGCTTTAACTTATGAAAAGATTCAAT of Lysinibacillus agricola contains these proteins:
- a CDS encoding AIM24 family protein gives rise to the protein MGKFSLNEFINKTQQDDNENEYFELETERVLEVNLNGEVWSKMGAMISYIGDIKFERERVLEHGLGKMFKKVLTGEGTQLMKAKGKGRLYLADQGKKITVFDLKDESICVNGNDLLAFEPSIDWDIHLMRKMAGVMSGGLFNVTLQGRGKVAITTHFEPLTLLVKPGETVYTDPHATVAWSGNLAPEFKTDISFRTFIGRGSGESIQMAFSGEGFVIIQPFEEVYMSKES